The window TTAAAGCGAAAATTGGTCCCTACCCCTTTACCATTTCCCGCGACCGTGTAACGGATGAAAAAGCTGAAGTAAAATTCATCAATGAAAAGCACAGTGTTTTAAACACACCCAATAAAATAACTGCGAAGGATTTTGAAAACTGGATTCAGGAACGCGGCATTTATTTCGCAACCGAACTTGATAAGCAGTATGAAACAATTTTTGCCATGAACGATGCTAATGAAAAACCAAGCGACGGCAGTTTAATCATTGCAAAACACGGCAAAGGAAATTTTGTGTATACAGGCTTGGCTTTCTTCCGTGAATTACCTGCGGGCATACCGGGCGCTTACCGATTGTTTGTGAATTTATTGAGCTTACCTCAAAACAAATAACATGAGCGAGCAAGAAGAGAAACCACCTATTTTAAAAACCTGGACCAATGTTTATGCATTGGTGATTGGTTCGTTAGTACTAATTATTTTTTTACTCTACCTCTTTACACAATCTTATAAATGAGTTTAATCGATTGGTTAGTTTTAAGCATCACACTTTTATCCATCATAATTTATGGTGTATGGAAAAGTCGTGGGGCAAAAAACATCGATGGGTATTTACTGGCAGACAGACAACTTCCCTGGTACCATGTGGGTTTATCGGTAATGGCCACGCAAGCCAGCGCCATTACATTTTTATCGGCACCCGGTCAAGGATACAGTGATGGCTTACGATTTGTGCAATTTTATTTTGGTTTGCCTTTAGCCATGGTGGTGTTATGCATTACGTTTATTCCCATTTTTCATAAACTCAATGTTTTTACGGCTTACGAATATTTAGAAAAACGTTTCGATAATAAAACACGCACACTCACCGCCTTTTTATTTTTGTTGCAGCGCGGATTATCAACGGGAATTACCATTTACGCACCGGCCATTATTTTATCGACCATTTTAAACATCGATATTACTTACACCATTATCGCCAATGGATTTTTAGTAATCACCTATACCGTTTATGGCGGAACAAAAGCGGTTTCCTACACACAGTTTTTGCAAATGAGCATCATTTTTGCGGGATTGTTTTTAGCCGCATTCATGGTGGTGCATTTATTACCGGATAACGTAAGTTTTGGCGATGCCTTAACGATTAGCGGAAAAATGGGAAAGTTAAACGCCATTGATACCACATTTGATTTAAACAACCGTTATAATATTTGGTCGGGAATTATTGGTGGATTCTTTTTGCAACTCTCTTATTTCGGCACCGATCAATCGCAAGTAGGTCGCTATTTAACCGGAAGTTCCATTACACAAAGTCGTTTGGGATTAGTGATGAACGGCCTGATTAAAATTCCGATGCAGTTTTTTATTTTGCTTATTGGTGTATTAGTATTTGCTTTCTATCAATTTAATGACGCGCCGGTTTTCTTCAATAAAGTGGAAGCCAACCGCATTGAAAACAGCGAATACAAAAACGAATACCATGAACTTACGCAACAATATGCCAACGCGCATC is drawn from Bacteroidota bacterium and contains these coding sequences:
- a CDS encoding sodium:solute symporter, whose amino-acid sequence is MSLIDWLVLSITLLSIIIYGVWKSRGAKNIDGYLLADRQLPWYHVGLSVMATQASAITFLSAPGQGYSDGLRFVQFYFGLPLAMVVLCITFIPIFHKLNVFTAYEYLEKRFDNKTRTLTAFLFLLQRGLSTGITIYAPAIILSTILNIDITYTIIANGFLVITYTVYGGTKAVSYTQFLQMSIIFAGLFLAAFMVVHLLPDNVSFGDALTISGKMGKLNAIDTTFDLNNRYNIWSGIIGGFFLQLSYFGTDQSQVGRYLTGSSITQSRLGLVMNGLIKIPMQFFILLIGVLVFAFYQFNDAPVFFNKVEANRIENSEYKNEYHELTQQYANAHQEKQKELHVLVEAIHSKDENAINAAGLKVKEADQKTIAIRNEVTKLMEKNNPKADTNDTNYIFLTFVTQQLPVGIVGLLIAIIFLASMGSTASGLNSLASTTVVDFYKRLYKKEGSEQLYLSASRIATILWGVFCVIVAIYASKLGNLIEAVNILGSLFYGTILGIFLVAFYMKNIQGIAVFYAALLAEAFIIYAWLMDLTAFLWLNVIGCALVMGIAFILQIILNKRTQIKNPA